A stretch of candidate division KSB1 bacterium DNA encodes these proteins:
- a CDS encoding outer membrane protein transport protein has product MQKARFSNSKSFFGFWAVLCLLGSFALNTAHATNGYFSHGYGIKYKGLAGAGVALRLGPLGPATNPAALAFGKKHYDVSLSFFNPNRQYTVTGNPSLQPGTFGLAPGTVESGSTLFVIPSLAANWSLNDNTAFGISIYGNGGMNTNYDHPTFGFKPTGVDLSQLFIAPTLALKAGAKHSFGLTPILSYQRFEANGLLAFGPFSSAAGKLSNNAHSNSFGFGARLGYLGEWMDFLSVGASYQTKVKMGEFDDYAGLFAGQGDFDIPANWTVGVALGFEQMGLAFDIQQMMYSDIKSVGNPMLPNLQRARLGNDNGAGFGWKDMTVFKGGVYFQTSGGWTWRAGYSFGKQPIPESEVLFNILAPGVIEQHLTVGFSKALRGEKEISFVAMRAFSNSVSGGNPLDFPGQQTIELKMDQWEFGVGFSF; this is encoded by the coding sequence ATGCAAAAAGCAAGATTCAGCAACTCCAAAAGTTTTTTTGGCTTTTGGGCCGTTCTATGTTTGCTCGGCAGTTTTGCCCTCAATACAGCCCATGCCACCAACGGCTATTTCTCGCATGGCTACGGCATCAAATACAAGGGCCTTGCCGGTGCCGGCGTCGCTTTGCGGCTCGGGCCATTGGGGCCGGCAACCAATCCCGCCGCACTTGCGTTTGGCAAAAAGCATTATGACGTGAGCCTCTCCTTTTTTAATCCCAATCGCCAATACACCGTCACGGGCAATCCCTCTCTCCAACCCGGCACGTTCGGCTTGGCGCCCGGCACGGTGGAAAGTGGCTCGACATTGTTCGTCATTCCCTCGCTGGCGGCAAATTGGAGCTTGAACGACAACACCGCCTTCGGGATTTCGATTTATGGCAACGGCGGCATGAACACCAACTATGATCATCCGACCTTTGGTTTCAAGCCCACCGGCGTGGATTTGTCGCAGTTGTTCATCGCGCCCACTTTGGCGTTAAAAGCCGGCGCCAAGCATTCATTCGGCCTCACGCCCATTCTCTCCTATCAACGCTTCGAAGCAAACGGCTTGCTGGCGTTCGGCCCGTTCTCCAGCGCTGCCGGCAAACTCTCCAATAATGCGCACAGCAACTCTTTCGGCTTTGGCGCGCGCCTCGGCTATTTGGGCGAATGGATGGATTTTCTCTCCGTCGGCGCTTCGTATCAGACCAAAGTGAAGATGGGCGAGTTTGACGATTACGCCGGCTTGTTTGCCGGGCAGGGTGATTTCGATATTCCGGCGAATTGGACCGTGGGCGTCGCGCTGGGCTTCGAGCAAATGGGACTGGCCTTCGACATTCAGCAAATGATGTACAGCGACATCAAATCCGTGGGCAATCCGATGCTGCCCAATCTTCAGCGCGCGCGGCTTGGCAACGATAATGGCGCTGGCTTCGGCTGGAAAGACATGACGGTGTTCAAAGGCGGGGTGTACTTTCAAACCAGCGGCGGCTGGACGTGGCGCGCCGGTTATTCTTTTGGCAAGCAGCCCATTCCGGAAAGCGAAGTGCTGTTCAACATTCTCGCGCCCGGCGTCATCGAGCAGCATCTCACCGTCGGCTTCAGCAAGGCGCTGCGCGGCGAGAAAGAAATCAGCTTCGTCGCCATGCGCGCCTTTTCCAACAGCGTCAGCGGCGGCAACCCGCTCGACTTCCCCGGCCAGCAAACCATCGAGCTGAAAATGGATCAATGGGAATTTGGCGTCGGGTTTTCGTTTTAA